The proteins below come from a single Halomicroarcula saliterrae genomic window:
- a CDS encoding valine--tRNA ligase, translating to MSDTQDPPTEEPPADEQLTGEYDPNDIEPKWQDHWVTEDTYAYDGDADTRFSIDTPPPTVSGNLHMGHLYQFTLQDFVARYHRMADDTVYFPFGYDDNGIASERLTERELGIRHQDFERREFQEKCRDVCADYEDEFTEDVQSLAISVDWDNTYKTIEPRVQRASQLSFLDLYERGREYRQRAPTIWCPDCETAISQVEQEDEDKATKFNDIEFDLVADSEGPITWDETFTISTTRPELLPACVSVFVHPDDDENQHLVGGRARVPLFEQEVPIIADERVDMETGSGLVMCCTFGDQNDIEWYQAHDLDLRLAIDESATMTEVAGDYEGLSTTEAREAIIEDLDDEGYLLESRDHDHTVQVHERCGVEVEYLVTEQWYIKMLDKKDEYLDAGRQMDWFPEKMYSRYEHWIEGLEWDWCISRQRDSGIPIPVWYCDDCGEPVFAERADLPVDPLSDDPPVDSCPECGHDDLTPEEDVFDTWATSSLTPLVNAGWDWDSEVEDFTWDNPELYPFDLRPQGHDIISFWLFHTVVKCYEHTGEVPFENVMVNGMVLDENREAMSKSKGNVIPPSEVLENFPVDAARYWAAGTSIGDDFPYKEGDLEAGERLLQKLWNASRLVDQLTPAQRPDEPAALASVDRWLLAELDATVDSVTAKFEDYAFSKARNELRSFFWNTFCDDYLEIAKQRLSNGGDASTEYTLLTAHRTFLQLFAPFLPHITEELWSRLYGAGESVHTTDWPVAGGYEADLAAGETAMEVVSALRRYKTENGLPLNADLDHVEVYGHIDGFEDAVAEAMHVERLDTYEDAPDITTEISGIDLDYSVVGPEFGSDVGAIDSGIESGDYEIDGDTLVVAGEFELGADLFEVEETQTYSGEGEMTETENAVVVVR from the coding sequence ATGAGTGACACACAGGACCCACCGACCGAGGAACCGCCAGCCGACGAACAGCTCACTGGGGAGTACGACCCCAACGACATCGAGCCCAAGTGGCAAGACCACTGGGTGACCGAAGACACCTACGCCTACGACGGGGACGCCGACACCCGCTTTTCCATCGACACGCCGCCGCCCACGGTGTCGGGGAACCTCCACATGGGTCACCTCTACCAGTTCACCCTGCAGGACTTCGTCGCCCGCTACCACCGGATGGCCGACGACACCGTCTACTTCCCCTTCGGCTACGACGACAACGGCATCGCCTCCGAGCGCCTGACCGAGCGGGAACTGGGCATCCGCCACCAGGACTTCGAGCGCCGGGAGTTCCAGGAGAAGTGCCGCGACGTCTGTGCCGACTACGAGGACGAGTTCACCGAGGACGTCCAGTCGCTGGCCATCTCCGTCGACTGGGACAACACCTACAAGACCATCGAGCCGCGCGTCCAGCGCGCCTCGCAGCTGTCCTTCCTCGACCTCTACGAGCGGGGCCGGGAGTACCGCCAGCGCGCCCCGACTATCTGGTGTCCCGACTGCGAGACGGCTATCTCGCAGGTCGAACAGGAGGACGAGGACAAGGCCACGAAGTTCAACGACATCGAGTTCGACCTGGTCGCGGACAGCGAGGGCCCCATCACGTGGGACGAGACGTTCACCATCTCCACGACGCGTCCGGAGCTCCTGCCCGCGTGTGTCTCCGTCTTCGTCCACCCCGACGACGACGAGAACCAGCACCTCGTCGGCGGCCGTGCCCGCGTCCCCCTGTTCGAGCAGGAAGTGCCCATCATCGCCGACGAGCGCGTCGACATGGAGACCGGCAGCGGCCTCGTGATGTGCTGTACCTTCGGCGACCAGAACGACATCGAGTGGTACCAGGCCCACGACCTCGACCTGCGGCTGGCCATCGACGAGTCGGCGACGATGACCGAGGTCGCCGGCGACTACGAGGGGCTCTCGACGACCGAGGCCCGCGAGGCAATCATCGAGGACCTCGACGACGAGGGGTACCTACTGGAGTCCCGGGACCACGACCACACCGTGCAGGTCCACGAGCGCTGTGGCGTCGAGGTCGAGTATCTCGTCACCGAGCAGTGGTACATCAAGATGCTCGACAAGAAAGACGAGTATCTCGACGCGGGCCGACAGATGGACTGGTTCCCGGAGAAGATGTACAGCCGCTACGAGCACTGGATCGAAGGCCTGGAGTGGGACTGGTGTATCTCCCGCCAGCGCGACTCCGGGATTCCGATCCCCGTCTGGTACTGCGACGACTGCGGCGAGCCCGTCTTCGCCGAGAGGGCTGACCTGCCGGTCGACCCGCTGTCGGACGACCCGCCGGTCGACTCCTGTCCCGAGTGTGGCCACGACGACCTGACGCCGGAGGAGGACGTCTTCGACACGTGGGCGACCTCCTCGCTGACGCCGCTGGTGAACGCCGGCTGGGACTGGGACAGTGAGGTCGAGGACTTCACGTGGGACAACCCCGAACTCTACCCGTTCGACCTGCGCCCGCAGGGCCACGACATCATCTCGTTCTGGCTGTTCCACACCGTCGTCAAGTGTTACGAGCACACCGGCGAGGTCCCATTCGAGAACGTCATGGTCAACGGAATGGTGCTGGACGAGAACCGCGAGGCGATGTCCAAGTCCAAGGGCAACGTCATCCCGCCGAGCGAAGTGCTGGAGAACTTCCCCGTCGACGCGGCCCGCTACTGGGCCGCCGGGACCTCCATCGGCGACGACTTCCCGTACAAGGAGGGCGACCTCGAAGCCGGCGAGCGCCTGCTCCAGAAGCTCTGGAACGCCTCCCGGCTGGTCGACCAGCTCACCCCGGCCCAGCGGCCCGACGAGCCCGCGGCGCTCGCCTCGGTCGACCGCTGGCTGCTGGCCGAACTCGACGCGACCGTCGACTCCGTCACCGCGAAGTTCGAGGACTACGCCTTCTCGAAGGCCCGGAACGAGCTGCGCTCGTTCTTCTGGAACACCTTCTGTGACGACTACCTCGAAATCGCCAAACAGCGCCTGAGCAACGGCGGAGACGCCTCCACCGAGTACACGCTGTTGACGGCCCACCGGACCTTCCTGCAGCTGTTCGCGCCGTTCCTCCCGCACATCACGGAGGAACTGTGGTCGCGGCTGTACGGTGCCGGCGAGTCGGTCCACACCACCGACTGGCCCGTCGCGGGCGGCTACGAGGCCGACCTCGCGGCCGGCGAGACGGCCATGGAGGTCGTCTCCGCGCTGCGCCGCTACAAGACCGAGAACGGCCTGCCGCTGAACGCCGACCTCGACCACGTCGAGGTGTACGGTCACATCGACGGCTTCGAGGACGCGGTCGCCGAGGCGATGCACGTCGAGCGACTGGACACCTACGAGGACGCGCCGGACATCACCACCGAGATAAGCGGTATCGACCTCGACTACTCCGTCGTCGGCCCCGAGTTCGGCAGCGACGTGGGCGCCATCGACTCGGGCATCGAGTCGGGCGACTACGAGATCGACGGCGACACACTGGTCGTCGCCGGCGAGTTCGAACTCGGCGCCGACCTGTTCGAGGTCGAGGAGACACAGACGTACTCCGGCGAGGGCGAGATGACCGAGACGGAGAACGCGGTCGTCGTCGTGCGGTAA